A genomic window from Salvelinus namaycush isolate Seneca chromosome 5, SaNama_1.0, whole genome shotgun sequence includes:
- the LOC120047818 gene encoding protocadherin-20-like: MAEGNVLVTVHLRQILCYGSVRISVPEEQEAGVRVGSIGSTFPPLYQLLTQFYLRVDQETGDVYTTDNRMDREALCPDQPQAGECIVPHDAIVGPEAELVKFMVVVEDINDHAPHFDNTEMHLSVSEDVAVGTSFLLDDQAEDRDMGRNGRLQYHLEGAGGFFSVTVEEEAAILFLVVRQGLDREKQDLHEMTVVATDCGSTPLSATATLFIKVTDVNDNCPEFTLDSTQKVVITADTPRDTVVARVRATDLDLGPNAAITYSLSPKVSERARELFSLDSHTGLINLRGDFRDCHSDSVSDRGEEVVLKVLASGPHCPPADTQVTVSLLPAPYQENGIKIRFIAEHQNQTIVLQENQPPTVLALLELPGDTSSVRGSLSLSIEGEVPFSLSLQNGKYLLSTSKPLDYEVKSEYHVSVVMRGGVEEPAAQGFPRRVIQVRVVDVNDNAPQFLQSHYMIDIEENNPPGVSLLRVRAQDADSGQNGQVTYKLGRPSHTAAAIALYRIDQNTGQLTVSVPLDREQQDVHRLTVVARDNGFPPLESSVMVTITVLDQNDNAPVFLTPHFIFFIPENIPPLSRVGKVGVSDVDAGLNGEVEVRMVNSSVGPFVIDNAQGTLRCMADIDREKQDRYELDLFATDNGRPSPLTSIARVTVFIEDVNDNQPQVILPSSNLSCLTVSTGTTTGTMVTKIYAIDKDSGLNSEITYTIAAREPPGTSPSSHHHGDSSSSPFQLDARSGNVTLAQRLMGKDLGMHHLFIVVTDGGKPAPLHTTVWVNLLVNDTLEPCHLDTMPRSLPYRLAQTPSETPSEMPVCDRHAQLILLLGLGMMVASLCLFLVTVVLYMKQRKTSRGEPQQRRGINEENQIPLRISERYYSGEEL, encoded by the exons ATGGCGGAGGGG AACGTGCTGGTCACGGTCCATCTCAGGCAGATCCTGTGCTACGGTTCTGTTCGGATCTCGGTTCCAGAGGAGCAGGAGGCTGGGGTCCGGGTCGGGTCCATCGGGTCCACGTTCCCCCCCCTTTACCAGCTCCTGACCCAGTTCTACCTCAGGGTGGACCAGGAGACAGGGGATGTCTACACCACCGACAACAG GATGGACCGAGAGGCCCTGTGTCCTGACCAACCCCAGGCTGGGGAGTGTATCGTCCCACATGACGCCATCGTGGGCCCTGAGGCAGAGCTGGTGAAGTTCATGGTAGTAGTAGAGGACATCAATGACCACGCTCCTCACTTTGACAACACTGAGATGCATCTGAGTGTCTCTGAGGATGTGGCTGTAGGGACCAGTTTCTTATTGGACGACCAAGCAGAGGACAGAGACATGGGACGTAACGGACGGCTGCAGTACCACCTAGAGGGAGCCGGTGGGTTTTTCAGTGTGACAGTAGAAGAAGaagcagccattttgtttttgGTTGTGCGACAAGGACTAGACCGCGAGAAGCAGGATCTTCATGAGATGACTGTAGTGGCAACAGACTGTGGTTCTACCCCACTAAGCGCCACAGCAACGTTATTCATAAAAGTGACTGACGTGAACGATAACTGCCCAGAGTTTACCCTGGACAGCACCCAGAAGGTGGTTATTACAGCGGACACACCCAGAGACACAGTAGTAGCCAGGGTCAGAGCCACAGACCTAGACCTGGGCCCCAACGCTGCCATTACCTACTCCCTCAGCCCCAAGGTCTCAGAACGGGCCAGGGAACTCTTCAGTCTGGACAGTCACACTGGCCTGATCAACCTGAGAGGAGACTTCAGAGACTGCCACAGTGACAGTGTTagtgacaggggagaggaggtggtGTTGAAAGTGTTAGCCAGCGGCCCCCACTGCCCCCCTGCAGATACTCAGGTAACCGTATCCCTGCTCCCTGCGCCATACCAGGAGAATGGCATAAAGATCAGGTTCATAGCAGAGCATCAAAACCAGACGATAGTGTTGCAGGAAAACCAGCCCCCCACTGTCTTGGCTTTGCTAGAGCTACCGGGGGATACTAGTAGTGTTAGAGGCTCATTGTCTCTCTCCATTGAAGGAGAGGTGCCGTTCTCTTTGAGCCTGCAGAATGGCAAATACCTCCTGTCGACATCAAAGCCCTTAGACTACGAGGTGAAGAGTGAATATCATGTTTCTGTAGTGATGCGTGGTGGTGTTGAAGAGCCTGCAGCTCAGGGCTTCCCCAGGAGAGTGATCCAGGTTAGGGTGGTGGATGTGAATGATAATGCTCCACAGTTTCTCCAGAGTCACTATATGATAGACATAGAGGAGAATAACCCTCCTGGGGTGTCTCTGCTGAGAGTCAGGGCGCAGGATGCAGACAGCGGTCAGAACGGGCAGGTCACCTACAAACTGGGTCGACCGTCACACACGGCGGCAGCAATAGCCCTTTATAGAATCGACCAGAACACAGGTCAGCTGACAGTTTCTGTACCCCTGGACAGGGAACAACAGGATGTTCACAGACTGACAGTTGTAGCCAGAGATAACGGCTTTCCTCCATTAGAGTCCTCTGTGATGGTGACAATCACCGTCCTGGACCAGAATGATAATGCTCCTGTCTTCCTCACCCCTCACTTCATCTTCTTCATCCCTGAGAATATACCTCCCCTGTCCCGGGTGGGGAAGGTGGGGGTATCGGACGTGGACGCAGGGCTTAACGGGGAGGTGGAGGTGAGGATGGTGAACAGCAGTGTCGGCCCCTTCGTCATAGACAACGCCCAGGGGACGCTGCGCTGCATGGCCGATATCGACCGCGAGAAACAGGACCGCTACGAGTTAGATCTCTTCGCCACCGACAACGGGCGCCCGTCACCTCTGACCTCCATCGCCAGGGTAACTGTGTTCATCGAGGATGTCAACGACAACCAGCCCCAGGTCATCCTACCCAGCAGCAACCTGTCGTGTCTCACCGTCTCCACGGGGACCACCACGGGCACCATGGTAACCAAGATCTACGCCATCGACAAGGACTCAGGGTTAAACTCGGAGATCACATACACCATTGCAGCGCGGGAACCACCAGgcacctctccatcctcccatCACCACGGTGACAGCAGCAGCAGTCCCTTCCAGCTGGATGCTCGGTCCGGTAACGTGACCTTAGCCCAGAGACTCATGGGTAAGGACCTGGGGATGCACCACCTGTTCATCGTGGTGACTGACGGTGGGAAACCAGCGCCCCTCCACACCACCGTCTGGGTTAACCTGCTGGTCAACGACACCTTGGAACCATGCCACCTGGACACCATGCCCAGATCCCTGCCCTACAGACTGGCACAGACGCCCTCCGAAACACCCTCCGAGATGCCCGTCTGCGACAGACACGCTCAGTTGATCCTGCTGCTAGGCCTGGGCATGATGGTGGCCTCGCTCTGTCTGTTTCTGGTGACGGTTGTTTTATACATGAAACAGAGGAAGACATCTAGAGGGGAACCACAGCAGAGGAGGGGGATAAATGAGGAGAATCAGATTCCTCTACGCATTTCGGAGAGATATTACTCAGGAGAAGAGTTAtaa
- the LOC120047907 gene encoding myelin proteolipid protein-like isoform X2, with translation MSCPIGCYDCCMKCLGGVPYCSLVATLLCFSGIALFCGCGHQALTETERLIETYFARNLQDYITLAYLIQYFQYVIYGLASFFFLYCIVLLAEGFYTTSATKQTFGEFRSTLCGRCLSSTFILITYLLVVVWLLVFAFSALPVYFFYNMDTTCHTITVLTETPASINQLCIDARQYGLLPWNAMPGKACGMTLSTVCKTREFRLTYDLYIATFAGAGITLLALLTYMVSTTYNFALLRYLGRKGIGTRC, from the exons ATGTCCTGTCCTATAGGTTGTTATGACTGCTGTATGAAGTGCCTGGGAGGAGTACCATATTGCTCGCTGGTGGCCACTCTGCTGTGTTTCTCAGGGATAGCTCTGTTCTGTGGCTGTGGTCACCAGGCCCTCACTGAGACGGAGAGACTCATCGAGACATACTTCGCCCGTAACCTACAGGACTACATTACCCTGGCCTACCT TATCCAGTATTTCCAGTATGTTATCTATGGCTTGGCTTCATTCTTCTTCCTCTACTGCATCGTACTGCTGGCGGAGGGATTCTACACCACCAGCGCCACCAAGCAGACCTTCGGAGAGTTCAGGAGCACCCTGTGTGGACGCTGTCTTAGTAGCACG TTTATATTGATAACGTACCTGCTGGTGGTGGTGTGGCTGTTGGTGTTTGCCTTCTCTGCCTTACCTGTCTACTTCTTCTACAACATGGACACTACCTGCCACACCATTACCGTCCTGACTGAGACCCCAGCTAGCATCAACCAGCTCTGTATTGACGCCAGGCAGTACG GGCTTCTACCATGGAATGCGATGCCAGGCAAAGCTTGTGGAATGACACTGTCCACTGTCTGCAAAACCAGAGAG TTCCGTCTGACCTACGACCTGTACATCGCAACGTTTGCCGGGGCTGGCATCACACTCTTGGCGCTG CTCACCTACATGGTGTCCACCACCTATAACTTTGCGTTGCTGCGGTACCTGGGGAGAAAGGGTATAGGCACACGGTGTTAg
- the LOC120047907 gene encoding myelin proteolipid protein-like isoform X1 has translation MSCPIGCYDCCMKCLGGVPYCSLVATLLCFSGIALFCGCGHQALTETERLIETYFARNLQDYITLAYLIQYFQYVIYGLASFFFLYCIVLLAEGFYTTSATKQTFGEFRSTLCGRCLSSTFILITYLLVVVWLLVFAFSALPVYFFYNMDTTCHTITVLTETPASINQLCIDARQYGLLPWNAMPGKACGMTLSTVCKTREFRLTYDLYIATFAGAGITLLALIHCSLQLAVRQVDLKEERRQEKEKRKSYELYGRLQKDIGGTMLSPYAPHIISDSLPPD, from the exons ATGTCCTGTCCTATAGGTTGTTATGACTGCTGTATGAAGTGCCTGGGAGGAGTACCATATTGCTCGCTGGTGGCCACTCTGCTGTGTTTCTCAGGGATAGCTCTGTTCTGTGGCTGTGGTCACCAGGCCCTCACTGAGACGGAGAGACTCATCGAGACATACTTCGCCCGTAACCTACAGGACTACATTACCCTGGCCTACCT TATCCAGTATTTCCAGTATGTTATCTATGGCTTGGCTTCATTCTTCTTCCTCTACTGCATCGTACTGCTGGCGGAGGGATTCTACACCACCAGCGCCACCAAGCAGACCTTCGGAGAGTTCAGGAGCACCCTGTGTGGACGCTGTCTTAGTAGCACG TTTATATTGATAACGTACCTGCTGGTGGTGGTGTGGCTGTTGGTGTTTGCCTTCTCTGCCTTACCTGTCTACTTCTTCTACAACATGGACACTACCTGCCACACCATTACCGTCCTGACTGAGACCCCAGCTAGCATCAACCAGCTCTGTATTGACGCCAGGCAGTACG GGCTTCTACCATGGAATGCGATGCCAGGCAAAGCTTGTGGAATGACACTGTCCACTGTCTGCAAAACCAGAGAG TTCCGTCTGACCTACGACCTGTACATCGCAACGTTTGCCGGGGCTGGCATCACACTCTTGGCGCTG ATTCACTGCTCCCTCCAGCTGGCAGTCAGACAGGTGGACCTAAAGGAAGAGCGGAggcaggagaaagagaagaggaaaaGCTATGAGCTATACGGTAGACTGCAGAAGGACATAGGAGGGACAATGCTCTCCCCTTACGCCCCCCACATCATATCTGATAGTctacctcctgactga